A single region of the Leptothrix cholodnii SP-6 genome encodes:
- a CDS encoding thermonuclease family protein translates to MLACLSGACAWTVVGEVTRVSDGDTVTLLDRERRRHKIRLAGIDAPERQQAWGKVAASALRLALLRRTASAECDSVDRYGRAVCTLTLDQQDVSLAMLNAGLAWHYVAYIRDQTRAEARRYAAAEQDARQARRGLWAEHDPTPPWEWRRAMKDRTKARADSQGSKPRRQAIESML, encoded by the coding sequence TTGCTGGCGTGCCTGTCGGGCGCCTGTGCCTGGACGGTGGTGGGCGAGGTGACGCGGGTCAGCGACGGCGACACCGTGACGCTGCTCGACCGCGAGCGCCGGCGCCACAAGATCCGCCTGGCCGGCATCGATGCGCCGGAGCGGCAACAGGCCTGGGGCAAGGTGGCCGCAAGCGCCTTGCGCTTGGCGCTGCTGCGCCGCACGGCATCGGCCGAGTGCGACAGCGTCGACCGCTACGGCCGCGCGGTCTGCACGCTGACGCTCGATCAGCAGGACGTTTCCCTGGCCATGCTGAACGCCGGTCTGGCATGGCATTACGTGGCCTACATCCGCGATCAGACACGTGCCGAGGCACGGCGTTACGCGGCCGCCGAACAGGATGCACGACAGGCTCGCCGCGGCCTCTGGGCCGAACACGATCCGACCCCGCCCTGGGAATGGCGGCGCGCCATGAAGGACCGGACAAAGGCCCGCGCCGACAGCCAGGGCAGCAAGCCACGGCGCCAGGCGATCGAGTCGATGTTGTAG
- a CDS encoding ethanolamine ammonia-lyase subunit EutB — protein sequence MSYAHTIGSRRYTFDDLRTLLARASPARSGDRLAGVSAASAQERVAAQMALADLPLTTFLHEAVVPYEDDEVTRLIVDHHDAAAFAPVSHLTVGDLRNWLLGDAADGASLAALAPGLTPEMVAAVSKLCRLQDLMLIAHKCTVVTRFRGTIGLPGRLATRLQPNHPTDDSAGIAASLLDGLLHGSGDAVIGINPATDNLPQVMRILQMLDGVISRYGIPTQSCVLTHVTNTLQAIERGAPVDLVFQSIGGTEATNRSFGIDLAVLGEARAAALSLRRGAVFDDGHGSTMGDNVMYFETGQGSALSAGANHGCDQQTIEARAYAVARHFKPLLVNTVVGFIGPEYLFDGKQIIRAGLEDHFCAKLLGLPMGCDVCYTNHAEADSDDMDALLTMLCAAGCSFIMGIPGSDDIMLNYQSTSFHDALVMRQLMGRRAAPEFEAWLQRMGVFEAGVRSRLADTLPAPFASVLRRLEAA from the coding sequence ATGAGCTACGCGCACACCATCGGCTCGCGCCGCTACACCTTCGACGACCTGCGCACCCTGCTGGCACGCGCCAGCCCGGCACGTTCGGGGGATCGCCTGGCGGGCGTGAGCGCCGCCAGCGCGCAAGAGCGGGTCGCCGCGCAGATGGCGCTGGCCGACCTGCCGCTGACGACCTTCCTGCACGAAGCGGTGGTGCCCTACGAGGACGATGAAGTCACGCGGCTGATCGTCGATCACCACGACGCCGCCGCCTTCGCACCGGTGAGCCACCTGACGGTGGGCGACCTGCGCAACTGGCTGCTGGGCGACGCGGCCGATGGCGCGTCGCTGGCCGCGCTCGCGCCCGGCCTGACGCCCGAAATGGTGGCGGCGGTCAGCAAGCTGTGTCGCCTGCAGGACCTGATGCTGATCGCGCACAAGTGCACGGTGGTGACGCGCTTTCGCGGCACGATCGGCCTGCCCGGTCGGCTGGCGACGCGGCTGCAGCCCAATCACCCGACCGACGACAGCGCCGGCATCGCCGCCAGCCTGCTCGACGGCCTGCTGCACGGCAGCGGCGACGCGGTCATCGGCATCAACCCGGCCACCGACAACCTGCCACAGGTGATGCGCATCCTGCAGATGCTCGACGGCGTGATCTCGCGCTACGGCATCCCGACGCAATCGTGCGTGCTCACGCACGTCACCAACACGCTGCAGGCGATCGAACGCGGCGCGCCGGTCGACCTGGTGTTCCAGTCGATCGGCGGCACCGAGGCCACGAATCGCAGCTTCGGCATCGATCTGGCGGTGCTGGGCGAGGCGCGTGCGGCGGCGCTGTCGCTGCGGCGCGGCGCGGTGTTCGATGACGGCCATGGATCGACGATGGGCGACAACGTCATGTACTTCGAGACCGGCCAGGGCAGCGCGCTGTCGGCCGGCGCGAACCACGGTTGCGACCAGCAGACCATCGAGGCGCGCGCCTACGCGGTGGCGCGGCACTTCAAGCCGCTGCTGGTCAACACGGTGGTCGGCTTCATCGGGCCGGAGTACCTGTTCGACGGCAAGCAGATCATCCGCGCCGGGCTGGAGGATCATTTCTGCGCCAAGCTGCTGGGCCTGCCGATGGGCTGCGACGTCTGCTACACCAACCACGCCGAGGCCGACAGCGACGACATGGACGCGCTGCTGACGATGCTGTGCGCGGCCGGCTGCAGCTTCATCATGGGCATCCCGGGCTCGGACGACATCATGCTGAACTACCAGAGCACCTCGTTCCACGACGCACTGGTGATGCGCCAGCTGATGGGCCGACGCGCCGCGCCCGAGTTCGAGGCCTGGCTGCAGCGCATGGGCGTGTTCGAGGCAGGCGTCAGGTCGCGCCTGGCCGACACGCTGCCGGCACCGTTTGCCAGCGTGCTGCGGCGTCTGGAGGCAGCATGA
- the eutC gene encoding ethanolamine ammonia-lyase subunit EutC: protein MTPPVTPARWDTLRRYTDARIALGRAGHSLPTAAHLAFQLAHAQARDAVHLPFDVRGVSAALQALGLESLSLHSAAIDRAVYLQRPDLGRRLDEPSRQALAQWRAGQSGRFDLAFVIADGLSALAVHQNAVALISATLARLRSDPVQTWSVAPIALVEEGRVAIGDEAGHGLRADAVVVLIGERPGLSSPDSLGIYITWAPGPGLTDASRNCISNVRPAGLSIDAAATRLHRLLAQARLRQLTGVALKDDVDEQPSALAPGQPKGDESDSFLLAPTGPGRPGSQPD, encoded by the coding sequence ATGACCCCCCCCGTCACCCCGGCGCGCTGGGACACGCTGCGCCGCTACACCGACGCCCGCATCGCCCTGGGCCGCGCCGGCCACAGCCTGCCCACCGCGGCGCATCTGGCCTTTCAGCTCGCCCATGCCCAGGCGCGCGACGCCGTGCATCTGCCGTTCGACGTGCGCGGCGTGTCGGCCGCCTTGCAGGCGCTCGGCCTCGAGAGCCTGTCGCTGCACAGCGCGGCGATCGACCGCGCGGTGTATCTGCAGCGGCCCGATCTGGGGCGACGCCTCGATGAGCCATCACGCCAGGCGCTGGCGCAATGGCGCGCCGGTCAATCGGGCCGTTTCGACCTGGCCTTCGTGATCGCGGACGGGCTCTCCGCGCTGGCCGTGCACCAGAACGCGGTGGCGCTGATTTCGGCCACGCTGGCCCGGCTGCGCTCGGACCCGGTGCAGACGTGGTCGGTGGCACCGATCGCACTGGTCGAAGAAGGCCGCGTCGCCATCGGTGACGAGGCCGGCCACGGCCTGCGGGCCGACGCCGTGGTGGTGCTGATCGGCGAGCGGCCCGGCCTGAGTTCACCCGACAGCCTGGGCATCTACATCACCTGGGCGCCAGGCCCCGGGCTGACGGATGCCAGCCGCAACTGCATCTCGAACGTTCGGCCGGCCGGTCTGTCGATCGATGCGGCAGCCACCAGGCTGCATCGTCTGCTGGCGCAGGCACGACTGCGGCAACTCACGGGTGTTGCGCTCAAGGACGACGTCGATGAACAGCCGTCGGCATTGGCGCCTGGCCAGCCAAAGGGGGATGAGTCCGACAGCTTCCTGCTCGCGCCGACAGGGCCCGGACGACCCGGCTCACAGCCCGATTGA
- a CDS encoding H-NS histone family protein, translated as MVNDVIEPEKEAAIRKIRRLMAFWSISPTELRGRGVPAPRPAPAAAAVARYRHPVSGSTWDGEGPQPQWLREALLYEGYTVDQLRVRPTPDAGSSIGL; from the coding sequence ATGGTCAATGACGTGATCGAACCTGAAAAAGAAGCCGCGATCCGCAAGATACGCCGGCTGATGGCGTTCTGGAGCATCAGCCCGACCGAGTTGCGTGGGCGCGGTGTCCCGGCTCCACGGCCGGCGCCTGCTGCGGCTGCCGTTGCCCGCTATCGGCACCCGGTATCCGGCTCCACCTGGGACGGCGAAGGGCCGCAACCCCAGTGGTTGCGCGAAGCCTTGTTGTACGAGGGCTACACCGTCGACCAGTTGCGCGTGAGGCCGACGCCCGACGCCGGCTCGTCAATCGGGCTGTGA